Proteins from a genomic interval of Bacillus mesophilus:
- a CDS encoding amino acid ABC transporter permease, giving the protein MDFNFNIVIEYLPFFLKGTMWTILLSLLGILIGTILGLLIGLGKMSSIAIIRLPFIWYINLFRGTPFFVQILLIHFGLMPIFMSPVNPIATGVVALSLNAAAYIAEIFRAGIQSIDKGQMEAARSLGMTHIQAMRNVILPQAVKRMIPPLGNEFIVLLKESSLLAIIAAPELMYWGRAAQGQYYRVWEPYLTVALIYLILTLSLTYLLNYMERRLNTQ; this is encoded by the coding sequence ATGGATTTTAATTTTAATATCGTTATAGAATATCTCCCTTTCTTCTTAAAGGGAACAATGTGGACAATCTTACTGTCTCTGCTGGGTATTTTAATTGGGACAATCTTAGGATTATTAATTGGCTTAGGAAAAATGTCATCCATAGCAATTATTCGATTACCTTTTATCTGGTATATTAACCTATTTAGAGGAACACCGTTTTTCGTTCAAATCTTACTAATACATTTTGGGCTTATGCCTATTTTTATGTCTCCTGTTAACCCGATTGCAACAGGTGTCGTAGCATTATCTCTGAATGCAGCAGCCTATATTGCTGAGATTTTTAGAGCTGGTATTCAGTCTATTGATAAAGGTCAGATGGAAGCCGCAAGATCTCTAGGTATGACTCATATCCAAGCAATGAGGAATGTTATTTTACCTCAGGCTGTAAAACGAATGATTCCTCCACTTGGAAATGAATTTATTGTTTTATTAAAAGAATCTTCACTATTGGCGATTATTGCTGCTCCTGAATTAATGTACTGGGGACGTGCGGCACAAGGACAGTATTACCGTGTATGGGAACCATACTTGACGGTAGCCTTGATTTACTTAATACTAACACTTTCCTTAACGTATCTATTGAATTATATGGAAAGGAGGCTTAATACCCAATGA
- a CDS encoding amino acid ABC transporter ATP-binding protein, with the protein MIKVKGLKKSFGPLEVLKDINAEVKSQEVVVVIGPSGSGKSTFLRCLNLLESVTGGHVMIDGVDLTDPKTNINEVRTEVGMVFQQFNLFPHKTVLENITMAPMNVRKVNKQDAEAKAMELLNKVGLADKAKVYPDSLSGGQKQRVAIARALAMEPKIMLFDEPTSALDPEMVGEVLEVMKNLAKEGMTMVVVTHEMGFAREVGDRVIFMDGGYIVEENVPSELFGNPQNERTKAFLSKVL; encoded by the coding sequence ATGATTAAAGTAAAAGGATTAAAAAAATCATTTGGACCATTAGAAGTATTGAAGGATATCAATGCAGAAGTGAAATCACAAGAAGTTGTAGTTGTAATCGGTCCTTCTGGATCTGGTAAATCCACATTTTTGAGGTGTTTAAATCTCCTTGAATCTGTTACAGGTGGACATGTCATGATAGATGGTGTCGACCTCACAGACCCTAAAACGAATATTAATGAAGTACGAACAGAAGTAGGAATGGTATTTCAACAATTTAACCTATTTCCTCATAAGACGGTATTAGAAAATATAACGATGGCACCAATGAACGTACGTAAAGTTAATAAACAGGATGCAGAAGCTAAAGCAATGGAGCTACTAAACAAAGTAGGTTTAGCGGACAAAGCAAAGGTTTACCCTGACTCATTATCAGGTGGTCAAAAGCAACGTGTAGCCATTGCGAGAGCACTTGCAATGGAGCCGAAAATCATGCTATTTGACGAGCCGACCTCTGCTCTTGACCCTGAAATGGTTGGAGAGGTTCTGGAGGTTATGAAGAACCTAGCTAAAGAGGGAATGACCATGGTAGTCGTAACGCATGAAATGGGCTTTGCTCGTGAAGTCGGCGATCGCGTGATTTTTATGGACGGTGGCTATATTGTGGAAGAAAATGTACCTTCAGAGCTATTTGGTAATCCTCAAAATGAGCGTACTAAGGCATTTTTAAGTAAAGTTCTTTAA
- a CDS encoding extradiol ring-cleavage dioxygenase, with translation MNPFVFACIAPHGGEIIPELQGIQPLRMDATRESMIRLGKEMEKAKPDTIIVLTPHGTRINGQFAITDSERMLGVVEENEASFRMERKVDRELATELGKHAEQFGLPVGLINYATSAGPFSCLPLDWGAIVPLRFMPKVPVVVITPSRDLSFEKHVEFGQMIREVVKHSSKRIGLIASCDWSHAHDEAGPYGFHEDAKKLDSEVVDLIKENCLEEMAYFDATYIENAKPDGIWQSLILAGAIPKEERKSEFLSYEAPTYFGLICSAYFQ, from the coding sequence ATGAACCCATTTGTTTTTGCATGTATTGCTCCACATGGCGGTGAAATAATCCCCGAACTTCAGGGAATCCAGCCGTTACGAATGGATGCTACGAGAGAGAGTATGATTCGTCTTGGAAAAGAGATGGAAAAGGCAAAACCTGATACAATTATTGTCTTAACGCCTCATGGAACCAGAATAAATGGGCAGTTCGCGATTACTGATTCAGAAAGAATGCTAGGAGTTGTGGAAGAAAACGAGGCATCATTCCGAATGGAACGTAAGGTTGATCGAGAACTAGCTACTGAACTTGGTAAACACGCAGAGCAATTCGGTTTACCAGTTGGGCTCATTAACTATGCGACAAGTGCAGGACCATTCTCTTGTCTTCCACTAGATTGGGGCGCGATTGTCCCACTTCGATTTATGCCAAAGGTTCCAGTTGTTGTGATCACTCCTTCCAGAGATTTATCTTTTGAAAAGCATGTTGAATTTGGACAAATGATTAGAGAAGTTGTTAAACATTCAAGCAAACGTATTGGCTTAATAGCTAGTTGTGACTGGTCGCATGCTCATGATGAGGCAGGTCCTTATGGATTTCATGAAGATGCTAAAAAGCTTGATTCTGAAGTAGTAGATTTGATTAAAGAGAATTGCTTGGAAGAGATGGCTTACTTTGATGCAACATACATAGAAAATGCTAAGCCAGATGGTATTTGGCAATCCTTAATATTAGCAGGTGCAATTCCGAAAGAGGAGCGTAAATCAGAATTTCTATCATATGAAGCTCCGACATATTTTGGATTAATTTGTTCAGCTTATTTTCAATAA